From the genome of Deinococcus sp. AJ005, one region includes:
- a CDS encoding glycoside hydrolase family 20 zincin-like fold domain-containing protein codes for MHFSKTLFLLAGLSLSVAQAQITPIPDARAQIPSTQLVPQPKRAEFPAGMLALTGLGIRTVGKAPELGWAARDLRAEWKVRLGATLPDAVAGKPAIVVGTLADADLAAKAKAAGLTTTAAEGYALWVDAGGAYIVGADAKGAYEGAQTLRQLLKPAGLRFARISDSPALKERVAMIYLDQYSKGVNDALIPMLAALKYNAVLVMSNYVQWDTAKAGGYANPGGASKAEARRVAALAREHGLEVIPLIETLGHVQWMYYGGANKDLYQDPDSQNPYAYDTLNPATYSRVLFPIFKEAAEAFGAKTIHIGHDEVRNRDSFPARPNGKTAGFEKLFVDDTVKIHDYLKSLGVNTMIWHDSAFSDSVIASLPAKLPKDIQVAYWNYAPGTDYPIVGQIAKLGFPVLGASWDEAGNAEGVAKAAQKARALGMIQTRWTGYFGNPSIWDGQAQQGVAYVRAAGAFWNPDAKPVTNAEALYRDLYAPVAYKAAAGATVSLKPLATRSLNDDDEKGWIGKGPDIDLRNLKMGVQQIGAYRFDISGAVMLKGAREAVSDLPTKVRIEIGRRADAVAFLHTTGWPSAVARENIGQYEIEYADGTKLVQPLEYGRHIRAWTDLLPTSMILAAGWAGQTADGLEVNAPVLEWKNPKPGVVIKSITLVSEGKNANPTLIGLTLVGGP; via the coding sequence ATGCATTTTTCTAAAACACTTTTTTTACTCGCGGGTCTCTCGCTCTCTGTCGCACAGGCTCAAATCACCCCCATCCCCGACGCCCGCGCCCAGATTCCATCTACCCAACTCGTGCCGCAGCCGAAGCGGGCGGAGTTTCCTGCCGGAATGCTGGCGTTAACGGGCCTGGGCATCCGCACAGTGGGCAAGGCTCCTGAACTGGGCTGGGCCGCCCGTGACCTGCGCGCCGAGTGGAAAGTGCGGCTGGGCGCGACATTGCCGGATGCCGTAGCGGGCAAGCCTGCCATCGTGGTCGGCACACTCGCCGACGCTGATCTGGCCGCAAAAGCGAAGGCAGCGGGCCTGACCACCACCGCCGCCGAGGGCTACGCGCTGTGGGTGGATGCGGGCGGCGCATACATCGTGGGGGCCGATGCCAAGGGCGCTTATGAGGGCGCACAGACGCTGCGGCAACTGTTGAAGCCTGCGGGATTGCGCTTTGCCCGAATCAGCGACTCGCCCGCGTTGAAGGAACGGGTGGCGATGATCTACCTCGATCAGTACAGCAAAGGCGTGAACGACGCGCTGATTCCCATGCTGGCCGCGCTGAAGTACAACGCCGTGCTGGTCATGAGCAACTACGTGCAGTGGGATACGGCAAAGGCGGGCGGCTACGCCAATCCCGGCGGCGCGAGCAAGGCCGAGGCGAGGCGCGTGGCGGCGCTGGCCCGCGAACACGGCCTGGAGGTCATTCCCCTGATCGAGACGCTGGGGCATGTGCAGTGGATGTACTACGGCGGCGCAAACAAGGATCTGTATCAGGACCCCGACAGCCAGAATCCGTATGCCTACGACACCCTGAATCCGGCCACATATAGCCGCGTCCTCTTCCCCATTTTCAAGGAGGCGGCGGAAGCTTTCGGCGCGAAGACCATTCATATCGGTCATGACGAGGTTCGTAATCGGGACAGCTTTCCCGCGCGTCCCAATGGCAAGACGGCAGGCTTCGAGAAGCTGTTCGTGGACGACACGGTCAAGATTCACGACTACCTGAAATCGCTGGGCGTGAACACCATGATCTGGCACGACTCGGCCTTCTCGGATTCGGTGATTGCCAGCCTGCCCGCCAAACTGCCTAAGGATATTCAGGTGGCGTACTGGAATTACGCGCCGGGCACGGACTATCCCATCGTCGGACAGATCGCCAAATTAGGATTTCCGGTGCTGGGAGCATCGTGGGACGAGGCGGGCAATGCCGAGGGCGTGGCGAAGGCCGCGCAGAAAGCGCGGGCGCTGGGCATGATCCAGACGCGCTGGACGGGGTATTTCGGCAACCCCAGCATCTGGGACGGACAGGCGCAGCAGGGCGTGGCCTACGTGCGGGCGGCAGGCGCGTTCTGGAACCCGGACGCCAAGCCTGTGACGAATGCGGAGGCGCTGTACCGTGACCTGTACGCACCCGTGGCTTACAAAGCCGCAGCGGGCGCAACCGTCAGCCTGAAGCCGCTGGCCACCCGCAGCCTGAACGATGACGACGAGAAGGGCTGGATCGGCAAGGGACCGGACATTGACCTGCGGAATCTGAAAATGGGCGTCCAGCAGATCGGCGCATATAGGTTCGACATCTCGGGCGCGGTGATGCTCAAGGGCGCGCGTGAGGCGGTCAGCGATCTGCCCACGAAAGTCAGGATCGAGATCGGGCGCAGGGCAGACGCCGTCGCTTTTTTACACACCACCGGCTGGCCGTCTGCCGTCGCGCGCGAGAACATCGGGCAGTACGAGATCGAGTACGCCGACGGCACGAAGCTGGTGCAGCCGCTGGAATACGGGCGGCATATCCGCGCCTGGACGGACCTGCTGCCCACGTCCATGATCCTGGCTGCGGGCTGGGCGGGACAGACGGCGGACGGGCTGGAGGTAAATGCTCCCGTGCTGGAGTGGAAAAATCCAAAACCGGGCGTGGTTATCAAGTCCATTACGCTGGTCAGCGAGGGCAAGAACGCCAATCCGACGTTGATCGGTCTGACACTGGTCGGCGGCCCATAA
- a CDS encoding ABC transporter substrate-binding protein: MKKLILTALLATLPAASAATLVFGNNGEPVSLESGNITDGISILVQRQIYDTLIDFKDGTTDLTPGLATSWTPNANSTAWTFKLRPNVKFHDGTPMNADAIVFNLRRWWDKADAYGFRDQGRTFEIVGDLLGGFKGDPTAVIKDIVKVDNMTVRVDLTKSSTVLPNVLAAGYFGIASPTAIKKDGAKYGTPASKAVGTGPFIFQSWTTGDRVTLSPNKSYWGVKAKVDGLVIRSIKDASQRLNEMKAGTIDFANDLTPDSLKSVQADKNLVAVKRPSFNVGFVSMNNNNQYLKNQKVRQAISMAINKKAIVEAFWNGLAVSNASFVPPVLAWANSSKVPADYKFDPAAAKKMLADAGYPNGFAIDLWYMPVSRPYFPNPKPIAEAMAADLSAIGIKVNLKTEDWAKYLQDRNATPGFDMYMIGWTGDYGDPDNFYGAYYGENGSSDISWNPPEIQKLLEQGRAAATQAAKAKIYSQLQELTYDAAYRVPIAHSQPLAAARSYVKGWIPSPLGSEAFNTIDISGKK; encoded by the coding sequence ATGAAGAAATTGATCCTGACCGCCCTGCTCGCCACCCTTCCCGCCGCCTCTGCCGCCACCCTGGTGTTCGGCAACAACGGCGAACCCGTCAGCCTGGAATCGGGCAACATCACCGACGGCATCAGCATTCTGGTGCAGCGCCAGATCTACGACACCCTGATCGACTTCAAGGACGGCACCACCGATCTGACCCCCGGCCTGGCCACCTCCTGGACACCCAACGCCAACTCCACCGCCTGGACCTTCAAGCTGCGCCCGAATGTGAAGTTCCACGACGGCACGCCCATGAACGCCGACGCCATCGTCTTTAACCTGCGCCGCTGGTGGGACAAAGCAGACGCCTACGGCTTCCGTGACCAGGGCCGCACCTTCGAGATCGTGGGCGACCTGCTGGGCGGCTTCAAGGGCGATCCCACCGCCGTCATCAAGGACATCGTCAAGGTGGACAACATGACCGTTCGCGTGGACCTGACCAAGTCCAGCACCGTGCTGCCCAACGTGCTGGCCGCCGGCTACTTCGGCATCGCCAGCCCCACGGCGATCAAGAAAGATGGCGCGAAGTATGGCACCCCGGCCAGCAAAGCAGTAGGCACCGGCCCCTTCATCTTCCAGAGCTGGACGACGGGTGACCGCGTGACCCTCTCGCCCAACAAGTCGTACTGGGGCGTCAAGGCCAAGGTGGACGGTCTGGTCATCCGCAGCATCAAGGACGCCAGCCAGCGCCTGAACGAGATGAAGGCCGGCACCATCGACTTCGCCAACGACCTGACGCCCGACAGCCTCAAGAGCGTGCAGGCCGACAAGAATCTGGTGGCGGTCAAGCGTCCCAGCTTCAACGTGGGCTTTGTCAGCATGAACAACAACAACCAGTACCTGAAAAACCAGAAGGTGCGTCAGGCCATCAGCATGGCGATCAACAAGAAGGCCATCGTGGAAGCGTTCTGGAACGGTCTGGCCGTCAGCAACGCCAGCTTCGTGCCGCCCGTGCTGGCCTGGGCCAACAGCAGCAAGGTGCCCGCAGACTACAAGTTCGACCCAGCCGCCGCCAAGAAGATGCTGGCCGACGCGGGCTACCCCAACGGCTTTGCCATTGACCTGTGGTACATGCCCGTCAGCCGCCCTTACTTCCCCAACCCCAAGCCGATTGCCGAGGCCATGGCCGCCGACCTGAGCGCCATTGGCATCAAAGTCAACCTCAAGACCGAGGACTGGGCCAAGTATCTGCAAGACCGCAACGCCACCCCTGGCTTCGACATGTACATGATCGGCTGGACCGGCGATTACGGCGATCCCGACAACTTCTACGGCGCGTACTACGGCGAGAACGGCAGCAGCGACATTAGCTGGAACCCGCCCGAAATCCAGAAGCTGCTGGAGCAGGGCCGCGCCGCCGCCACCCAGGCCGCCAAGGCCAAGATCTACTCCCAGCTTCAGGAGCTGACCTACGACGCCGCGTACCGCGTGCCGATTGCCCACAGCCAGCCGCTGGCCGCCGCCCGCAGCTACGTCAAGGGGTGGATTCCCAGCCCGCTGGGCAGCGAAGCCTTCAACACCATCGACATCTCGGGCAAGAAGTAA
- a CDS encoding ABC transporter permease has protein sequence MGSYLIRRILRTVLVMLGISVVVFVFVRSIPGDPAVAMLGERATPAAAAALREQLGLNKPWFFNPANPMDAQYPKYIGALLQGDLGSGLKSNIPVVNELKTRFPATAELSVAALLFALVVGMPAGILAALRRNSAWDNLATGISLVGVSMPVFWLGLLLSYFFAVKLGWLPPSARLGYEFTIQPITGFYLIDSVLRGNAGAFWDALKHLILPAIALGSIPLAIISRITRSSLLDVLGQDYVRTARAKGLAPNSVTIKHALRNALLPVVTVIGLQAGALLGGAVLTETIFSWPGIGSWVYEAIAQRDYPIIQGGVIFAALVVSVVNLLVDLSYAALDPRIQYG, from the coding sequence TTGGGCAGTTACCTGATCCGCCGCATTCTGCGGACCGTGCTGGTCATGCTGGGTATCAGCGTGGTGGTCTTTGTCTTCGTGCGCTCCATTCCCGGCGATCCCGCCGTCGCCATGCTGGGCGAGCGGGCCACCCCGGCGGCAGCGGCAGCCCTGCGCGAACAACTGGGCCTGAACAAGCCATGGTTTTTTAATCCGGCCAATCCGATGGACGCCCAGTATCCCAAGTACATCGGCGCGCTGCTTCAGGGCGATCTGGGATCGGGGCTGAAAAGCAACATCCCGGTGGTCAATGAACTCAAGACGCGCTTTCCAGCCACCGCCGAGCTGAGCGTGGCCGCGCTGCTGTTCGCGCTGGTGGTGGGCATGCCTGCCGGGATTCTGGCGGCCCTGCGCCGCAACAGCGCTTGGGACAATCTGGCCACTGGCATCAGTCTGGTGGGCGTGAGCATGCCGGTATTCTGGCTGGGGCTGCTGCTGTCGTACTTCTTTGCCGTCAAGTTGGGCTGGCTGCCCCCCAGCGCCCGCCTGGGCTACGAGTTCACCATCCAGCCGATCACCGGCTTTTACCTGATTGACTCGGTGCTACGGGGCAACGCCGGGGCGTTCTGGGACGCGCTGAAGCACCTGATCCTGCCCGCCATTGCGCTGGGCAGCATTCCATTGGCGATCATCTCGCGCATCACGCGCAGCAGCCTGCTGGACGTGCTGGGGCAGGATTACGTCCGCACCGCCCGCGCCAAGGGACTGGCCCCCAACTCGGTCACCATCAAGCACGCGCTGAGAAACGCGCTGCTGCCGGTGGTCACCGTGATCGGCCTGCAAGCGGGCGCACTGCTGGGCGGGGCGGTCCTGACCGAGACCATCTTCTCGTGGCCGGGCATCGGCTCGTGGGTCTACGAGGCCATCGCCCAGCGCGACTATCCGATCATCCAGGGCGGCGTGATCTTTGCGGCGCTGGTGGTCAGCGTGGTCAATTTACTCGTCGATTTGAGTTATGCGGCCCTTGATCCCAGGATTCAGTACGGATGA
- a CDS encoding ABC transporter permease, with protein MTTTTPSATAPAKRQESIFWRRFRKSTPGKVGGIIVILFVLLAVFAQVLRPYDPTTDRNYRLNLKPPSITALWNPDAKETYTDAVTGKTNLWAAPFGTDNLGRDVFTRVLHGTRISLKVGVVATILALVIGSLLGVLAGYFGGWLDNVLGYLSDVMLAFPSILLAIGFASIFSVDNPPLLIAAMDRLFALNSPQLVTAMLAVSLVQVPVYLRLARAVVLSVREREFVQAAGALGASQWRMIFRHVLPNSLSPLIVQGALSIATATIEVAALGFLGIGAQPPLPEWGTMISDSRSYYVDYPWTMIFPGLAIFLTVLGFNLLGDGLRDVLDPRSTQ; from the coding sequence ATGACCACCACCACACCCTCTGCCACCGCGCCCGCCAAAAGACAGGAGAGCATCTTCTGGCGGCGCTTCCGCAAGAGCACCCCCGGCAAAGTCGGCGGCATTATCGTCATTCTGTTCGTGCTGCTGGCGGTCTTCGCGCAGGTGCTGCGGCCCTATGACCCCACCACGGACCGCAATTACCGCCTCAATCTCAAACCGCCCAGCATCACGGCGCTGTGGAACCCGGATGCCAAAGAGACCTACACCGACGCGGTGACGGGCAAAACGAATCTGTGGGCCGCGCCGTTCGGCACCGACAACCTGGGCCGCGACGTGTTCACGCGCGTGCTGCACGGCACCCGCATCTCGCTGAAGGTGGGCGTGGTGGCGACAATCCTGGCACTGGTCATCGGCTCCTTGCTGGGGGTACTGGCCGGGTATTTCGGCGGCTGGTTGGACAATGTGCTGGGCTATCTGAGCGACGTGATGCTGGCTTTCCCCAGTATTCTGCTGGCCATCGGGTTTGCCAGCATTTTCAGCGTGGACAATCCGCCGCTCCTGATCGCGGCGATGGACCGACTCTTCGCACTGAACAGTCCGCAACTGGTCACGGCCATGCTGGCGGTGTCGCTGGTGCAGGTGCCAGTGTATCTGCGTCTGGCCCGTGCCGTGGTCCTCAGCGTGCGCGAGCGCGAGTTCGTACAGGCCGCAGGCGCACTGGGCGCGTCGCAGTGGCGCATGATCTTCCGGCATGTGCTGCCCAACAGCCTCTCACCGCTGATCGTGCAGGGTGCGCTGAGCATCGCCACCGCCACCATTGAGGTGGCCGCGCTGGGCTTCCTGGGCATCGGCGCGCAGCCCCCGCTCCCGGAATGGGGCACCATGATCAGCGATTCACGCTCGTACTACGTGGATTACCCGTGGACCATGATCTTCCCCGGCCTCGCCATCTTCCTGACGGTGCTGGGTTTCAACCTGCTGGGCGACGGCCTGCGGGACGTTCTGGACCCGCGCAGCACGCAGTAA
- a CDS encoding shikimate dehydrogenase: protein MQASDTPLALIGYPAPAARALRELGLVALSTPTDHLKEVMDACMTLGFSGALIHRSQEARVLDATQADAGARRVGRVDAVAFTAGAHGTFALADALGDTLEASGYASRGASALLLGTDMHDLALALPLTRMGFSAVGVAAASTPDAERAARDLPAGVRAFPVSRQDSALEGLAERADLLVLTGGHLPAGLAQPYHTIIDLTGQLRIAPGGATLLDMTELYARRLVRQLAHATGQRFHPEELTGAVAALA from the coding sequence ATGCAAGCGTCTGACACGCCCCTGGCCCTGATCGGCTATCCAGCCCCCGCTGCCCGCGCTCTGCGGGAGCTGGGGCTGGTGGCACTTTCTACCCCCACGGATCATCTGAAAGAAGTCATGGACGCCTGCATGACCCTGGGCTTCAGCGGCGCGCTGATCCACCGCAGTCAGGAGGCCCGCGTCCTGGACGCCACCCAGGCAGACGCTGGTGCCCGCCGCGTGGGCCGGGTGGACGCGGTGGCCTTCACGGCGGGCGCGCACGGCACCTTTGCCCTGGCCGACGCCCTGGGAGACACGCTGGAGGCCAGCGGTTACGCCTCGCGTGGGGCCAGTGCGCTGCTGCTGGGCACTGACATGCACGATCTGGCGCTGGCCCTGCCGCTGACCCGCATGGGCTTCTCGGCGGTGGGTGTGGCGGCGGCCAGTACCCCGGACGCCGAGCGGGCGGCGCGTGACCTGCCCGCAGGCGTGCGCGCCTTTCCCGTCAGTCGTCAGGACTCTGCGCTGGAGGGACTGGCCGAACGTGCGGACCTGTTGGTGCTGACGGGCGGGCATCTTCCGGCGGGTCTGGCCCAGCCGTACCACACGATTATCGATTTGACCGGCCAGCTTCGCATCGCTCCCGGCGGCGCAACGCTGCTGGACATGACCGAGCTGTACGCCCGCCGTCTGGTCCGCCAACTGGCCCACGCCACCGGCCAGCGCTTCCATCCTGAGGAACTGACTGGAGCCGTGGCGGCACTGGCGTAA
- a CDS encoding tryptophan-rich sensory protein translates to MTGIARQVTLVLATVLTLVMNYLSNALPLFGNTNGGISDSLPNAFTPAGLTFAVWGPIFLGLAVFAVYQALPAQRGPRYDRLFWPYLLGNLLNVAWLFAFQSLNFGISVVIMLLLLGSLISLYLTVRGLQPLSGEFWALQVPASLYLAWISVATMANITAFLVSAGVTGGVLGIGAQLWSALLVVIAGLVGTFFLLRYRDYAFAAVLLWAFLGVYLARPDTLLVVVGVIAGAVLVVLAGLRAMRQGRMAL, encoded by the coding sequence ATGACAGGAATCGCGCGGCAAGTGACGCTGGTGTTGGCAACAGTGCTGACCCTGGTGATGAATTACCTCAGCAACGCGCTGCCGCTATTTGGCAATACCAATGGCGGCATCAGCGACTCGCTGCCCAATGCCTTCACGCCTGCCGGGCTGACCTTCGCGGTGTGGGGGCCAATCTTCCTGGGGCTGGCGGTGTTCGCGGTGTATCAGGCTTTGCCCGCCCAGCGTGGCCCGCGCTATGACCGCCTGTTCTGGCCATATCTGCTGGGCAACCTGCTGAACGTGGCGTGGCTGTTCGCCTTTCAGAGCCTCAACTTCGGCATCAGCGTGGTGATCATGTTGCTGCTGCTGGGCAGCCTGATCTCGCTGTACCTGACCGTGCGCGGCCTGCAACCCCTGAGCGGCGAGTTCTGGGCGCTGCAAGTCCCGGCCAGCCTGTATCTGGCCTGGATCAGCGTGGCGACGATGGCGAATATCACGGCGTTTCTGGTCAGCGCGGGCGTCACGGGCGGCGTACTGGGCATCGGCGCGCAACTGTGGTCTGCGCTGCTGGTGGTGATTGCAGGTCTGGTGGGCACCTTCTTCCTGCTGCGTTACCGCGATTACGCGTTTGCCGCCGTGCTGCTGTGGGCCTTCCTGGGTGTGTATCTGGCCCGTCCGGACACCCTGCTGGTGGTGGTGGGCGTGATCGCTGGAGCCGTGCTGGTGGTTCTGGCTGGCCTGCGCGCGATGCGTCAGGGAAGGATGGCGTTGTAG
- a CDS encoding 3-hydroxyacyl-CoA dehydrogenase family protein, producing MKFGVIGAGQMGGGIAQVAAQSGFDVIVQDVQQEYLDRGRAVIEKSLARLHEKGKLSDALADVLGRIKFTTHMQDFADCDLVVEAIVENQAVKNALFEQLGGIVKPSGILASNTSSIPITVLASASGRPDRFIGMHFMNPVPLMALVEVIRGYATSDETAQFVTQTAEQMGKTPLTCNDFPGFVSNRILMPMLNEAIQCVMEGVAEPEAIDGIMKLGMNHPMGPLTLADFIGLDTCLSIMEVLHTGLGDDKYRPSPLLQKMVQAGLLGRKSGEGFYKY from the coding sequence ATGAAATTCGGAGTCATCGGAGCAGGGCAGATGGGCGGCGGCATCGCGCAGGTGGCCGCGCAGAGTGGATTTGACGTGATCGTTCAGGACGTTCAGCAGGAATACTTGGACCGGGGCCGGGCCGTCATTGAAAAGAGCCTCGCCAGGCTGCACGAGAAGGGGAAACTCAGCGACGCGCTCGCCGACGTGCTGGGACGCATCAAATTCACCACGCATATGCAGGACTTCGCCGACTGCGATCTGGTGGTGGAAGCCATCGTGGAGAATCAGGCGGTCAAGAACGCCCTCTTCGAGCAACTGGGCGGAATCGTCAAGCCGTCGGGCATCCTCGCCAGCAACACCAGTTCCATTCCGATCACGGTGCTGGCCTCCGCGTCGGGCCGCCCGGACCGTTTTATCGGTATGCACTTCATGAATCCGGTGCCGCTGATGGCCCTGGTGGAAGTGATTCGCGGCTACGCCACCAGCGACGAGACGGCGCAATTTGTCACGCAGACCGCCGAGCAGATGGGCAAAACGCCCCTGACCTGCAATGACTTCCCCGGCTTCGTGTCCAACCGCATCCTGATGCCCATGCTCAACGAGGCCATCCAGTGCGTCATGGAAGGCGTGGCCGAACCCGAAGCTATCGACGGCATCATGAAACTGGGCATGAACCACCCGATGGGACCACTGACCCTGGCGGATTTCATCGGCCTGGACACCTGCCTGAGCATCATGGAAGTGCTGCATACGGGGCTGGGAGACGACAAGTACCGCCCCTCACCGCTGCTGCAGAAGATGGTGCAAGCTGGGCTGCTGGGCCGCAAGAGTGGGGAAGGCTTCTATAAGTATTGA